The following proteins are co-located in the Besnoitia besnoiti strain Bb-Ger1 chromosome Unknown contig00007, whole genome shotgun sequence genome:
- a CDS encoding splicing factor U2AF protein (encoded by transcript BESB_070940): MGYSSRRSPSPRRSSSRRDRRHEASSQHERLRSGRRSVERDRERERERERERERERERDRLKSGSSSYRRSGSKRRSRTRSPPRSRSRHEDGRGYSSSSFSSSGWKSEKKKQYRFDSPPRTTATEPSEDQKKLIQPPLTAVAPTLANSALLAPIVPAASAFSGPASSLALDAAATKAARELYVGNLPPSLEVPQLMEFLNAAMAAVGGALLPGPPAVKAWRSTDGHYAFVEFRTMEEASNGMQLNGLNCMGFNLRIGRPKTYPQEMNHLIPPPTIPLLHPHGGMGAAAGLGATGAIGGLPGAQAGAVGGLATAGGGLAGAVPGGADVATVASNPQAALAAAQLAAHGMTAAQIKEEKNQQPERLCILDLPPLMSEEKVRQLVETFGPVNAFHLLRKDDGSEIVCIVEYVDLESQQQAMDILHSNSPYRILLAEEAIQQEVIAPFFKKAKAKQIKSEGEEEEEEFADGEKMSVQALLRPQVCTRVLLLSNIVDVEDLLDDKEYEEIVEDIRLECEECGGPVLSVKIPRPVRGFEHESDPVYQQQERERETQMKKDERGESHQTEKAEGEDGAAPMLVKNEVSEDATAEKTERGDDGAKEEDAEDGAVKKEAEGSKAEGGEQKPATIGFAYVEFEDCEWSAKARKALNGRKFGGKIVEAHYFSEVKFRKENFYDPKPNFLRSHSSLHNKSLAYDGPRRQPKAEEEEEGDSESAAASALPGLSSCTDSSCRSAAPHSHQSSPTGCGDAPPAAFESAPTILTPPQAGSGGFAPQGGAPTRRPAPCLSSFL; this comes from the exons ATGGGGTACTCGTCTCGccggtcgccctcgccgcggcgcagcagctcgcggcgggaCCGACGCCACGAAGCGTCCTCTCAGCATGAACGGCTCAGGAGCGGCCGCCGGTCAGTAGAACGCGATAGGGAGCGtgagcgcgagagggagagagagcgcgagagggagagggagcgagACCGGCTCAAGTCTGGGTCTTCGTCGTATCGGCGTTCAGGGAGcaagcggcgctcgcgcacgcggtCGCCACCCCGCAGTCGGTCGCGCCATGAAGACGGCCGCGGCTattcctcctcctcgttctcGTCGAGCGGATGGAAGAgtgagaagaagaagcagtaCCGCTTCGACTCGCCTCCGCGAACGACCGCCACAGAGCCCTCGGAGGACCAGAAGAAGCTGATTCAACCCCCCCTCACCGCCGTGGCGCCGACCCTGGCTAACAGCGCACTCCTCGCGCCGATCGTCcctgccgccagcgcgttCTCCGGCCCCGCCAGCAGCCTcgcgctggacgcggcggcaactaaagccgcgcgagagctgtACGTCGGCAACCTTCCGCCTTCCCTCGAAGTCCCGCAACTCATGGAGTTCCTCAACGCTGCGATGGCTGCAGTCggaggcgcgctgctgccag GCCCCCCCGCAGTGAAGGCGTGGCGAAGCACAGACGGCCATTACGCGTTCGTTGAGTTCAGAACGATGGAAGAGGCGAGCAACGGCATGCAGCTGAACGGCCTGAACTGCATGGGCTTCAA TCTTCGCATCGGACGACCAAAGACCTACCCGCAAGAAATGAATCACCTCATTCCTCCGCCGACGATTCCTCTCCTTCACCCGCATGGGGGCatgggcgcagcggcgggcctGGGCGCGACTGGTGCGATTGGCGGCTTGCCTGGAGCCCAAGCGGGGGCCGTAGGGGGCCTGGCAACCGCGGGCGGGggactcgcaggcgcggtGCCGGGCGGAGCCGACGTCGCCACTGTCGCCTCCAATCCGCAGGCAGctctcgcagcggcgcagctcgcggcgcacgGCATGACCGCTGCGCAAATCAAGGAGGAAA AAAATCAGCAGCCAGAGCGCTTGTGCATCCTCGATCTCCCGCCTCTCATGTCTGAAGAGAAG GTGCGGCAGCTCGTGGAGACTTTCGGTCCGGTGAACGCGTTCCATCTGCTGAGGAAAGACGACGGGTCTGAA ATCGTGTGCATCGTCGAGTACGTTGACTTGGAGagccagcagcaggcgaTGGACATCTTGCACTCGAATTCTCCGTACCGCATTCTTCTGGCTGAGGAGGCCATCCAGCAGGAAGTGATCGCGCCTTTCTTCAAGAAGGCAAAGGCGAAACAGATCAAGTCCGAGggtgaagaggaagaagaggagttcgcagacggcgaaaaaATGAGTGTCcaggctctgctgcggcctcaAGTTTGCACACgcgttctccttctctccaaCATCGTCGACGTTGAGGAC CTTTTGGACGATAAGGAGTACGAGGAAATCGTGGAAGACATTCGCCTCGAGTGTGAAGAGTGCGGAGGCCCGGTTCTCTCAGTTAAGATTCCGCGCCCGGTTCGTGGCTTTGAGCACGAGAGCGACCCTGTGTACCAgcagcaggagagagagcgcgagacgcagatgaAGAAGGACGAGCGGGGCGAATCCCACCAAACAGAGAAGGCTGAGGGTGAAGACGGCGCAGCCCCGATGCTCGTGAAGAACGAAGTCTCTGAGgacgcgaccgcggagaagaccgagcgaggcgatgacggcgcgaaagaagaggacgcggaagacggagCTGTGAAGAAAGAAGCCGAGGGCAGCAaggcagagggaggcgaacaGAAACCCGCGACGATCGGTTTCGCTTACGTCGAATTCGAGGACTGTGAATGGTCAGCGAAAGCGAGGAAG GCGCTGAATGGCCGCAAATTCGGCGGCAAGATCGTTGAGGCGCACTATTTCAGCGAAGTGAAGTTTCGCAAAGAGAACTTTTACGACCCGAAGCCCAACTTTCTCCGTTCGCACTCGTCCCTGCATAACAAGAGCCTCGCGTACGACGGCCCGCGGCGTCAGccgaaggcagaggaagaggaggaaggcgattCTGAgtcggccgcggcctctgccttgCCGGGCCTCTCCTCCTGCACGGACTCTTCTTgccgctctgctgcgccacATTCGCACCAGTCGTCTCCGACTGGATGTGGGGACGCTCCGCCCGCCGCTTTTGAATCCGCGCCCACGATTCtcacgcctccgcaggcgggcTCCGGAGGGTTTGCCCCCCAAGGAGGAGCCCCtacgcggcgcccggcgccctGCCTTTCCTCCTTCCTGTAG